One Sphingomonas endolithica genomic window, AATCGATCGTCGCGCGCTATCCGCAGGTCTTCGCGCTGGCGCGGACCGCGGACGATGTCGTCCGGGCGCATGCCTCGGGCCGGATCGCATCGATGATCGGGGTCGAGGGTGGCGGGCAGATCGATGGCAATCTCTCGGTCCTGCGCTCCTATGCCGCGCTCGGCGCCGGTTATCTGACGCTCACCCATTCCCGCACGATCGAATGGGCGGATTCCGCCACCGACGATCCCAAGCATAAGGGCATGACCGATTTCGGCCGCAAGGTGGTGCTGGAACTCAACCGGCTCGGCGTATTGGTCGATCTCAGCCATGTCAGCGAAACGACGATGCGCGACGCGCTGGCGGTGACCAAGGCCCCGGTGATCTTTTCGCATTCCAGTGCACGGGCGCTCGACGATCATCCGCGCAACGTCTCCGATGCCGTGCTGAAACTGGTGCGGGACAATGGCGGCGTGGTGATGGTCAATTACGCGCCACCCTACGTCTCGGACGCGTATCGTCACTGGTCGGCGGATTCGGCGGCGGAGAAGACGCGGCTCAATGCGCCGCCGTTCGGCGGGCTGGATATCGGGCAGCCCGACAAGGCGGCGGCCGATTATGCTGCCTGGCTCAAGGCAAATCCGGCGCCGCGCGTGACGCTGGCGCAAGTGGCCGATCATATCGAGCATATCGCCAAGGTGGCGGGGGTCGATCATGTCGGTCTCGGTTCCGACTTCGACGGGGTAGGGGACACGCTGCCCGATGGCCTGCAGGATGTCGCGACCTATCCCGACCTGCTCGCCGAACTGATGCGGCGCGGCTGGAGCGACGGCGATGTCGCGAAACTGGCCGGCGGCAACGTGCTGCGCGTGATGCGCGCGGCGGAACAGGTGAAGGCACGGATGGCCGCGGTCGGCACGAAGTAGGAGGGGAAGATATCTAGGTCGTGCCGCTCGTCTGCAGCACCGAGGCGTCACCCCGGATTTGTTCCGGGGTCCACCCAGCGGCTTGCGACGACGATAGTGCTTTGAAGGCCGAGCGTGCGGCACGGTGGACCTCGGAACACGTCCGGGGTGACGTTTATAGCGAGACGGCGATCCGCCAGATCAGATCGGCAGCTCGTGGGTCGATTTGATCTCTGACAGCGCAACCGTCGAAGTGATTTCCTGAATACCGGCGAGCTTGCTCAATTTGTCGAAGAAGAAGCGTTCATACGCATCGATGTCGCGCGCCACGATGCGCAGCATGAAATCGGTCTGGCCCATCAGCACATAGGCATCCAGCACCTCGGGAAAGGCGCGGATCGCGTTGCTGAACTCGTCGAGATTGGCGCGGCCATGCGCGTTGAGGCGGACTTGCGCAAAGATATGGGCATTGAGCCCGACCTTGCGGCGATCGACCATCGCCACCCGACCGCGAATGATCCCGTCGCGTTCCAGCCGATCGACACGGCGCCAGCACGGCGACGGCGATAGCCCGACTTTGGCCGCGAGCTCGGCCATGGTTTGATTCCCGTCGCGCTGCAATTCGCGAAGGATCTTCTGCTCGAAAGGATCAAGATCGGTCATTCTAACCTACTTCTTGCCAAGAATGGGTCAAATGTGACCCGGAAATAGCACGGATCGGGGGAAAGAGGCGAGATTTCTCCCGGCACCCAACCGATAACGCAGGCACATTCAATGTGGAGCAGCGACCATGGTCTTAAGCACGATATCGGCACCACCGCCCGAGCAGGTGCTTGTCTTCGACGAGGCCAGAGACGGCTTTGACGGCGTCATCGTCCTGCATTCCACTGCTCTCGGGCCGGCCGCCGGCGGGTGTCGCTTGTGGCATTATGGCGACCGGACGGCGATGACCGCCGATGCCTGTCGCCTGGCGCAAGGCATGACCTACAAGAATGCGCTGGCCGGGCTGCCGATGGGCGGCGGCAAGGCCGTGCTGCAACGACCGTCGGATCCGGCGCTGCGCCAGGCGGGGTTCAGCGCGTTCGGGCGCGCCGTGCGCGCGCTCGACGGCGCGTACGTCACCGCGGAAGATGTCGGCACCAGCGTGGCGGACATGAACGTCGTCGCCCGCGAAACGCACTATGTCGCCGGCCTGCCGCCACGGGCGGGCAGGGTCGGCGGCGATCCGTCGCCCGCTACCGCACGCGGCGTCTTCCTGGCCATGCAGCTCGCGGTCCGTCGCCGGCTGGAGCGTGAGCTTGGCGATTGCACCGTGGCGATCCAGGGTGTCGGCCATGTCGGTGCCGCGCTTGCCGCCATGCTCCACGCCGCCGGCGCGAAGCTGATCATTGCCGACCTGGACTCGTCGGCGGCGGCGCGTGTCGCGGTGGCGCTGGGTGCGGAGATCGCGTCGGCGGACGCGATCCTGCGGTGCAAGGCCGACGTGCTGGCGCCCTGCGCGTTGGGCGGGGTGCTGAATGCACACACGATCGGCAGGCTGTCGGCGAAGGTCGTGTGTGGCGCAGCCAACAATCAACTGGCCGATCCGGCCGCGGCGGGGATGCTCGCGGACCGCGGCATCCTCTATGCGCCGGATTTCGCGGTGAATGCCGGCGGCATCATCAATGTCGCGGCGGAATATTTCGGCTGGTCTCCTGCCGCTGCGGCGGAACGCGTCGAGCAGACGCCGATGCGGCTCAACCGCGTGTTCGCTCTGGCCGAGCAGCAAGGCCTGTCGACCCACGACGCGGCGGAAGCGCTGGCGCAGCAATTGATCGTCGCCGGCAGCGCGGAAAGTCGATCGGCCGCGTGACCCACCGCTTCCTGGTTAGGGGACAGGCCTCGCCCGATCTTCCGCTGCGGCTGCTCAACATGTTTGCCCAGCAGGATCTTTGCTTCGACCGGGTGACGATCGATCGCCGGGCCGAAGGCTATGACGTGCAGGTCGATCAGGAAGGATTGTCGGCGGACAAAGCGAGCATCATCCTGGAAAAGATGCGCATGATGGTGTTGGTGGAAAGCGCGGTGATGCACGCCATCGCTTGAGCGACACCCGAGCGTCGTCCGATCATCTGGTCGGACACGCCCGAGCGCCGCCGCTATGCCGCTATGCGTGGATCAGGCCGGCCAGGTGCTCAGCGCCTGCTGCGCCACCGCGGCCAGCCGTTCTTTGGCAATGCCTGCCTTGGCCTGAACTGCCATGCCATGGGCAACGGTCAAGACATACGCCGCCAGCGTCGCGCAATCGGCCTCCGCCGGCAGATCGCCTTCCTCCTTCGCTCGTTCGAAACGTTCGCGCAGCACGGTCTCGCTCTCCGCGCGCCACGCGATCAGCGCCTGGCGGCTGGGTTCCGAATCGTCCGATCCGGCAAGCGCGCCGTTGATGCCGAAACATCCGAGACGATCCGAAAAGCGGGTGTTGAGGTCGACCGCCCCGGTCAGGACGGCCTCGGCCACCTCTTTCGCGGTGTCGAGGTTCAACGCTTCCCAGACATAATTGCCGTAGTGCGTGCCGTACCGCTCGAGCGCCTGCAGGAAGAGCCCCTCCTTGTTGCCGAAGGCGGAATAGAGTGCCGGCCGCTCGACCCCCGTCGCGGCGACAAGATCGGCGTAGGACGTGCCTTCATAGCCCTTGCGCCAGAAAACGCCGAGCGCCGCTTCCAGCGCTTCCTCCACGGAGAAGGTTCTAGGCCGTCCCATCGCTGCATCCAGTATATTTCATAACGTTCGTTCGTAAACCCGTTGACAGCCAGCGTCCAGCTACATAACGGGCGTTACGTAACGAACGTTACACGAAATAAATTACGAGGAACCAAGATGCCAGAGATGCTCAATCGCCAATTCATCCTCGCTGCCCGCCCGCAGGGCCCGGCCAGACTGAGTGACTTCAAGCAGGTCGAAACGCCGGTTCCCGCACCCACCGATGGCCAGGTGCTTGTCCGGAACACGCATTTCTCGATCGATCCCTACCAGCGCAATCTGATGGGCAATGGATCGTCCGAATGGCCGGCGATCGACATTGGCGATCCGATGGGTGGCCCGACGATCGGCGTGGTCGAGGATAGCCGGAATGCGGACTTCGCCGTTGGCGACAATGTCCAGACATGGTCAGGCTGGCAGGACTTCGCGACCTCAGACGGCACTGACCTGCGCAAGCTCGACGCGGATGAAGCACCGCTGTCGACGGCGCTCGGGCCGCTCGGTCTTCCGGGCTTCACCGCCTGGTACGGCATGACCAAGGTTCATGCCTTCAAACCCGGCGGAACGCTGGTGGTGACTGGGGCTGCAGGGGGCGTCGGCTCAATTGCCGCGCAACTGGGCAAGTTGCGCGGGCTCCGGGTCGTCGGTGTCGCCGGTGGGGCTGCCAAGACCGCGTATCTTCGGGATCATCTCGGGCTGGCCGAAGCGATCGATTACAAGGCGGCCGATTTCAAGGAACAGGTCGAACGCGCGCTGCCGGACGGTATCGATGCCTTCTTCGAGAATGTCGGCGGACCGATTTTCCCGGTGCTGATGGAATATTTCAACAAGGACGCCAAGATGGTCGTCTGCGGTACGATCGCGGATTACAGCAAGACCGAGCTGCCCGACGGACCAAACTATCTACCCAGGTTGATCACCCTGATCCACTACAGGTTCGTCGACATCAAGGCATTTGCGACCCCCTACGTCATCGACACCTTTCCCGAGTTCCTGTCCGAGCTGACGCCGTTGGTGGCGAGCGGCAAGATCAGGTACCGCGAGGAATTCGTGGACGGTTTCGCCAGGCTCCCGGAAACGTTGCTGACCCTGTTTGACGGCAGTCACAGTGGCAAGAAGCTGATCGTCAGAGCCGACTAATCCGCTCCGCCGCGTCGACGACCAACCCGGTTGGTCGCCGGCGCGGGAGCCGAGGTCTAACTTCGGGCTCGCTGCCGAGATCCCGGTTGACGACTTTGCCCGTGCGCGGAGGTTTTAGTCCTCACCGACGATACACTTACTTGAAGACTTGGCGGAGCGGGTGG contains:
- a CDS encoding Lrp/AsnC family transcriptional regulator; its protein translation is MTDLDPFEQKILRELQRDGNQTMAELAAKVGLSPSPCWRRVDRLERDGIIRGRVAMVDRRKVGLNAHIFAQVRLNAHGRANLDEFSNAIRAFPEVLDAYVLMGQTDFMLRIVARDIDAYERFFFDKLSKLAGIQEITSTVALSEIKSTHELPI
- a CDS encoding dipeptidase: MRRLLVLLATSALVVAPAASAKSDDYAARVARVLRATPLIDGHNDWPEALREREGEARWTTNLNDLSGRPERYNTDIARLRKGMVGGQFWSVWVSADLPGKEQVEQTLEQIDLVKSIVARYPQVFALARTADDVVRAHASGRIASMIGVEGGGQIDGNLSVLRSYAALGAGYLTLTHSRTIEWADSATDDPKHKGMTDFGRKVVLELNRLGVLVDLSHVSETTMRDALAVTKAPVIFSHSSARALDDHPRNVSDAVLKLVRDNGGVVMVNYAPPYVSDAYRHWSADSAAEKTRLNAPPFGGLDIGQPDKAAADYAAWLKANPAPRVTLAQVADHIEHIAKVAGVDHVGLGSDFDGVGDTLPDGLQDVATYPDLLAELMRRGWSDGDVAKLAGGNVLRVMRAAEQVKARMAAVGTK
- a CDS encoding NADP-dependent oxidoreductase; the encoded protein is MPEMLNRQFILAARPQGPARLSDFKQVETPVPAPTDGQVLVRNTHFSIDPYQRNLMGNGSSEWPAIDIGDPMGGPTIGVVEDSRNADFAVGDNVQTWSGWQDFATSDGTDLRKLDADEAPLSTALGPLGLPGFTAWYGMTKVHAFKPGGTLVVTGAAGGVGSIAAQLGKLRGLRVVGVAGGAAKTAYLRDHLGLAEAIDYKAADFKEQVERALPDGIDAFFENVGGPIFPVLMEYFNKDAKMVVCGTIADYSKTELPDGPNYLPRLITLIHYRFVDIKAFATPYVIDTFPEFLSELTPLVASGKIRYREEFVDGFARLPETLLTLFDGSHSGKKLIVRAD
- a CDS encoding TetR/AcrR family transcriptional regulator, with product MGRPRTFSVEEALEAALGVFWRKGYEGTSYADLVAATGVERPALYSAFGNKEGLFLQALERYGTHYGNYVWEALNLDTAKEVAEAVLTGAVDLNTRFSDRLGCFGINGALAGSDDSEPSRQALIAWRAESETVLRERFERAKEEGDLPAEADCATLAAYVLTVAHGMAVQAKAGIAKERLAAVAQQALSTWPA
- a CDS encoding Glu/Leu/Phe/Val family dehydrogenase, with translation MVLSTISAPPPEQVLVFDEARDGFDGVIVLHSTALGPAAGGCRLWHYGDRTAMTADACRLAQGMTYKNALAGLPMGGGKAVLQRPSDPALRQAGFSAFGRAVRALDGAYVTAEDVGTSVADMNVVARETHYVAGLPPRAGRVGGDPSPATARGVFLAMQLAVRRRLERELGDCTVAIQGVGHVGAALAAMLHAAGAKLIIADLDSSAAARVAVALGAEIASADAILRCKADVLAPCALGGVLNAHTIGRLSAKVVCGAANNQLADPAAAGMLADRGILYAPDFAVNAGGIINVAAEYFGWSPAAAAERVEQTPMRLNRVFALAEQQGLSTHDAAEALAQQLIVAGSAESRSAA